In Denticeps clupeoides chromosome 1, fDenClu1.1, whole genome shotgun sequence, a single window of DNA contains:
- the LOC114793876 gene encoding macrophage mannose receptor 1-like: protein MKHHVSLLLISGLLSLSQSLPTARKYYFVNQLKTWSDAQSYCRLTYNDLATLENADDMSKLNAATKNWQIDVVWIGLYNDINSWKWSISDQAFYIAGGAGYRNWGLGQPDNAMGNQSCVSMMSTGTFFDNTCDTELTFLCYNAKGLLQGNYVLVPLYKTWSEAQTYCRLIYTDLASVRNQVENQELQRLLPQIGQSWIGLYRDTWKWSDQSDSAYRLWLLGQPENKLGNLNCVATALYWSLFSCGVTLPFVCYEYDHGATDMQVMRLTIESQVSLEQAAVQTAILEMIKNAVKAELQPNTKLMWQNQTGISQTVEN, encoded by the exons ATGAAGCACCACGTCTCACTCCTACTCATTTCAG GTCTGCTCTCCCTCTCCCAGTCCCTGCCCACCGCTCgcaaatattattttgtgaacCAGTTGAAGACGTGGTCGGACGCGCAGTCCTACTGCCGGCTGACGTACAATGACCTGGCCACCCTCGAAAACGCAGACGACATGTCGAAGCTGAATGCAGCCACCAAGAACTGGCAAATCGACGTGGTCTGGATCGGCCTGTACAACGACATTAACAGCTGGAAGTGGTCCATCAGCGACCAGGCCTTCTACATCGCCGGAGGGGCCGGCTACAGGAACTGGGGATTGGGACAGCCGGACAACGCCATGGGCAACCAGAGCTGTGTGAGCATGATGAGCACCGGGACCTTTTTCGACAACACGTGTGACACCGAGCTCACCTTCCTGTGCTACAATG CGAAAGGTTTACTTCAAGGAAATTATGTCTTGGTTCCGCTGTATAAAACGTGGAGTGAGGCCCAGACCTACTGCAGACTGATTTACACAGACCTGGCCAGTGTGAGGAACCAGGTCGAGAACCAGGAGCTCCAGAGGCTTTTACCCCAGATTGGGCAGAGTTGGATCGGCCTGTACCGAGACACATGGAAGTGGTCGGACCAGAGCGACTCCGCCTACCGCCTCTGGCTGCTGGGACAGCCCGAGAACAAGTTGGGGAACCTGAACTGCGTGGCCACCGCGCTGTACTGGAGCCTTTTCAGCTGCGGGGTGACGCTTCCTTTCGTCTGCTATGAGTACGACCACG GGGCGACGGACATGCAGGTGATGAGACTGACGATAGAATCTCAGGTCAGCCTGGAACAGGCGGCAGTACAGACAGCCATCTTGGAAATG ataaagAATGCAGTGAAGGCGGAGCTTCAGCCAAACACAAAACTTATGTGGCAGAACCAGACAGGAATCTCTCAGACGGTGGAAAATTag
- the LOC114794110 gene encoding L-selectin-like — protein sequence MDHSLIHLLFFTGLLSLSNCAMHFYQFINQQANWTQAQAICRENFTDLATIDSADDLSRLMASIDLKSSGYLWLGLNVRNQWFWSLNNSGDGGGGTPYTNFASSENDKTGGSRCVAMYSGFWYIRNCGETYYYTCYNGKNVCTLSELLFH from the exons ATGGATCACAGCCTCATTCATCTCCTGTTTTTCACAG GTCTGCTGTCCCTGTCCAACTGTGCCATGCACTTCTACCAATTTATCAACCAGCAGGCGAACTGGACCCAGGCCCAGGCAATCTGCAGAGAAAACTTCACCGACCTCGCCACCATCGACAGCGCGGACGACCTCAGCCGGCTAATGGCCTCTATAGACCTGAAATCCTCTGGTTACCTGTGGCTAGGGCTGAACGTCAGGAACCAGTGGTTCTGGTCACTAAACAACTCCGGGGATGGTGGGGGAGGGACACCGTATACAAACTTTGCTTCTAGCGAGAATGATAAAACTGGAGGTTCTCGGTGTGTAGCTATGTACTCGGGGTTCTGGTACATCAGGAACTGCGGCGAAACTTATTACTACACATGCTACAATGGTAAAAATGTCTGCACTTTATCTGAATTACTTTTCCATTAG